The genomic stretch AATCCGAATTTATAGAATATATCATGCATTTTATTGTTTAAATAAAACAAGTTGGTAACAGCAGCATCTCTATAGGTAAAAGGATTGTCATATCTTCCATCTGCAAACGGGAAATTAAAGTTCAGTGCGGCTCCTCCATCCGGAGAATATCCAGGAGCATTAGCATTATCCTGGTCAGAATAAGCATATACATTATTTCCTCTTGTAATGGTATAGCTATTGGTTCCGTCAGAATGCCATCCCTCCGGAGATACTGTCAAATCCCATGGATTATTTACAATGGTGCGACCACCAAAGGTAGGTGCTTCTACCGGAAGTGGAAAAATATTATATGAAGCATTGCTTGGCACCAGTAAACCAGCAAATTGGTGTTGCTCTTCCCCAACCTCAAGCGGCTCAGCATCTGTATGATGTGAATGTCCGTTGTTTTCAAAGTTACAACTCAATGTTGTGTTATCTTTGCTGAGAATTTCTCCACTGCCGGCATCTGCAATAACATGCCATACTTCTGAAGAATTTTTATCGGTAACAAATAATTCTTTTGAAAGAATATAGACTCCATTTTTCTCAAAGTAAACATCCGGCAGGTAATTCACTTCAGAAATTTGATTAAATCCAAGTTTTTGTTTCAACAAATCCTCAGAAAGTCTTTCTTGTATTTTTTTCTGGTTAGCAACGACAATATTCCTACTGAAATTATTATTTTCAGAAATGATCTGCTCTCCTTTAATAATTACTTTCCCCAATGCATTATACACTCTAAGACCGTCATAAGTTTGCTGTACATTGACAATGTTGGCCCCTAAACTTTTTGAAAGATCTTCGTTCAAAATAATCACCCCCGTCTTATCATTGGTGTTATTCTTTTGAATCAACTTTCCGCTTTTCTGATAGTAATCCTGAATAAGTTTTGTAGAATTTTGAGCATTTATTTTACCAAAGGCAAAAAAAGCAGCTACCGAAATCGGAAGTAAAAATAATTTTCTATTCATAAAATTGCTTATTTACAACAAATCTATCAATTATTTAAAACATTCAAAATATTTATTACAATCTTGTAAATAAAAAATAGAATTACACAACATCTTTATTTATTTTCCTCATTTTTGTTTTGAAGAAGTTTTTCTCTATCCTCCAAAATTTCAAGTGAGCTCCTGCAAAAACTGAATTTTTTAGCTTCTTTAAGCTGCTCCATAGCTTGCTTATATTCTCCTTTTCTTTCCAGTAAGAGAGATTTACTGTTCAAAATTTCTGCTTTATCTATTCCTTTCATCTTTAAAGCATAGTCAATGAGTTTTTCTGCTTCTTCATAGTCTTCATTACTCAAAAGACATTCAATATAATATTTAGGAGTATTTACATTTCCAATATTGGACTGCATTGCCTCTTCAAAATATTTTTTCCCAGTTTCATAGTCTCTTAAAACTTCTGAATACACTCTTCCCATAAGACACAGACTATCTGCGTCTTCAGGTTCATAGGAGAGCGCATAGTTTAGAGCATCCAGACATTCGGACATATTGTAAGGAAAATAGTCCAGGGCTTCAAAATAGTATTTATTTTTAGTTAAGGTCATTACTGTAGTTTTTTAATTTCTGTTTAAGAATATTCCTTTGCTTTTTATAGGATTTATCCTGATAATTATTTTTAAAATCTGTTCCGGAGAATGTACGGACCGGATTTCCGCGTTCTACCTGAAGATGATGGTTCCAGGTTTCCTTCATTCTGTTTTCCAATTGCTGAATATAAGATCCCAGAACCTTTTCTTTTAATCTGGTAATGGATAACTTTTTATTACTCAA from Chryseobacterium indologenes encodes the following:
- a CDS encoding tetratricopeptide repeat protein, with the translated sequence MTLTKNKYYFEALDYFPYNMSECLDALNYALSYEPEDADSLCLMGRVYSEVLRDYETGKKYFEEAMQSNIGNVNTPKYYIECLLSNEDYEEAEKLIDYALKMKGIDKAEILNSKSLLLERKGEYKQAMEQLKEAKKFSFCRSSLEILEDREKLLQNKNEENK